In the Candidatus Binatia bacterium genome, one interval contains:
- the nadD gene encoding nicotinate-nucleotide adenylyltransferase, which produces MCAESARGAGPRRVGVLGGTFDPVHLGHIRSAREIAEAFSLDVVRLVLAARPPHKPSGASAAAEDRWQMLILAVAEAECSGEIAPGLVVPCDIELRRSSPSWTVDTLRELSANDPEGELFFIVGSDAYAEVDTWSRPGELLALANVIVTSRPGRQGFEHTPLPPVAARAQARYDSSIGVYVHTSGHQVRGHGIRGIEVSSTEIRRRVRLGLPVQSMTGPAVARFIADHGLYQSDSQPSVAGQRPAAGELGNQPSGAGKHCKE; this is translated from the coding sequence ATGTGCGCTGAATCTGCGCGCGGCGCCGGCCCGCGGCGCGTCGGCGTCCTCGGCGGAACCTTCGATCCCGTGCATCTCGGGCATATCCGCAGCGCGCGCGAGATCGCCGAAGCGTTCTCGCTCGATGTCGTGAGGCTGGTCCTGGCGGCGCGACCTCCTCACAAGCCTTCGGGCGCCTCGGCTGCGGCCGAGGACCGCTGGCAGATGCTGATTCTTGCGGTGGCCGAAGCGGAATGCAGCGGGGAAATCGCGCCCGGGCTCGTCGTGCCCTGCGACATCGAGCTGCGGCGAAGCTCCCCCTCGTGGACAGTCGATACCCTGCGTGAGCTTTCGGCCAACGATCCCGAAGGCGAGCTTTTCTTCATCGTGGGCAGCGATGCCTACGCCGAGGTCGACACCTGGAGCCGCCCCGGAGAGCTTCTCGCGCTGGCCAACGTGATCGTCACGTCGAGGCCGGGCCGGCAAGGTTTCGAGCACACGCCACTTCCTCCCGTTGCCGCGCGCGCGCAGGCTCGTTATGATTCTTCCATCGGAGTGTACGTTCATACCAGCGGCCACCAGGTACGTGGCCACGGCATCCGCGGCATCGAGGTTTCTTCCACCGAAATCCGCCGTCGGGTGCGCCTCGGTCTCCCCGTCCAGTCCATGACCGGCCCCGCCGTCGCGCGTTTCATCGCCGACCACGGCCTCTACCAGTCCGATTCCCAGCCCTCCGTGGCGGGCCAACGCCCCGCCGCAGGGGAACTGGGCAACCAACCCTCCGGAGCAGGCAAGCATTGCAAGGAATGA
- the rpmA gene encoding 50S ribosomal protein L27, translating to MAHKKGQGSSKNGRDSRGQRRGVKKFGGQIVVAGNIIVRQLGTRVHPGTGVGMGRDFTLFALVNGVVKYETFGKGGKTRACVVGLSPNPTAG from the coding sequence ATGGCGCACAAGAAAGGCCAGGGAAGCAGCAAGAACGGTCGCGACAGCCGCGGCCAGCGTCGTGGCGTCAAGAAGTTCGGCGGCCAGATCGTGGTTGCCGGCAACATCATCGTGCGCCAGCTCGGCACCCGTGTGCACCCCGGCACCGGAGTCGGCATGGGCCGCGACTTCACGCTGTTCGCTCTCGTCAATGGCGTCGTCAAGTACGAGACCTTCGGAAAAGGCGGCAAGACGCGAGCCTGCGTAGTAGGCCTATCGCCGAACCCGACGGCGGGCTGA
- the proB gene encoding glutamate 5-kinase produces MTHVLRKREILERARRIVVKIGSSLLATESGVSSEQIGRLSAELCALAEQGLQIVVVTSGARAAGLARLGLKRLPKKIPEQQAAAAIGQIRLMALYERCFADFGRHVGQVLLTADDLRDRARYLNAQRTLEHLLRHGVVPIVNENDSVAIDELKFGDNDRLSALVGGLVGADLLVILTDVEGLYDRDPRGGEASLVELVSDVDALIDSGVAGGTASAVGTGGMASKLVAARSAAHRGIPTVVASGRTPGTLARIFDPDATAGTLFLPRPTPMRSRKHWIAHGLPVRGSLVLDAGALDAVTRHGSSLLAAGITAVDGKFSRGDCVRCVDAAGREWARGLVAYDDDECRAIRGQPSSRFEALLGYHAADEVIHRDDLAVLAELGEVGQPGEETADADAPASQERG; encoded by the coding sequence ATGACGCACGTCCTGCGAAAGCGCGAAATCCTCGAGCGGGCGCGGCGGATCGTCGTCAAGATCGGCAGCTCTCTTCTGGCCACCGAAAGCGGAGTCAGCAGCGAGCAGATCGGGCGCCTGTCGGCCGAGCTGTGCGCGCTTGCCGAGCAGGGACTCCAGATCGTCGTGGTCACGTCGGGTGCGCGCGCCGCCGGCCTCGCGCGCCTGGGCCTGAAGCGCCTGCCGAAGAAAATTCCGGAGCAGCAGGCGGCAGCCGCGATCGGGCAGATCCGCCTGATGGCGCTGTACGAGCGGTGCTTCGCCGATTTCGGCCGTCACGTCGGCCAGGTTCTGCTGACGGCCGACGATCTTCGCGACCGCGCGCGCTATCTCAACGCGCAGCGCACCCTCGAGCACCTGTTGCGCCACGGCGTGGTTCCGATCGTCAACGAGAACGACTCGGTCGCGATCGACGAGCTCAAGTTCGGCGACAACGACCGCCTGTCGGCGCTGGTCGGCGGCCTGGTGGGCGCCGATCTGCTCGTGATCCTCACGGATGTCGAAGGACTCTACGACCGCGACCCCCGCGGCGGAGAGGCCTCGCTCGTCGAGCTGGTGTCCGACGTCGATGCGCTGATCGATTCGGGAGTCGCCGGCGGAACCGCCTCTGCGGTCGGCACCGGCGGCATGGCGAGCAAGCTCGTCGCTGCGCGCAGCGCTGCGCACCGTGGCATTCCGACGGTCGTCGCCAGCGGAAGAACGCCGGGCACGCTGGCCCGCATTTTCGATCCCGATGCGACGGCGGGCACGCTTTTCTTGCCGAGGCCGACGCCGATGCGCAGCCGAAAGCACTGGATCGCGCACGGCCTGCCCGTGCGCGGCTCGCTGGTGCTCGACGCCGGCGCCCTTGATGCAGTCACGCGACACGGCTCGAGCCTTCTTGCGGCAGGAATCACTGCAGTGGACGGCAAGTTCTCGCGCGGCGATTGCGTTCGCTGCGTCGATGCCGCCGGCCGCGAATGGGCCCGCGGACTGGTCGCCTACGACGACGACGAATGCCGCGCGATCCGCGGCCAGCCAAGCTCGCGCTTCGAGGCTCTTCTCGGCTATCATGCCGCCGACGAAGTGATCCATCGCGACGATCTTGCGGTGCTCGCCGAGCTTGGCGAAGTTGGCCAACCTGGCGAGGAAACAGCGGACGCGGATGCTCCCGCATCGCAGGAGCGGGGCTGA
- the rsfS gene encoding ribosome silencing factor, translating into MTKDSSRDLATMAADLAADGKALGITILDLREISSVADYFVVASGRSHIQVDAICDRIDKGIAQRLGARAISVEGLENAQWAILDYGSVVIHVFQESVRELYDLERLWSLAPRWKHGEPTAPARGRRRATGAASSRREASAAGV; encoded by the coding sequence ATGACCAAGGACTCCTCGCGCGATCTGGCAACGATGGCAGCCGACCTGGCCGCCGATGGAAAGGCCCTCGGAATCACGATCCTGGACCTTCGCGAGATCTCGTCGGTGGCCGACTATTTCGTCGTCGCCAGCGGCAGGTCCCACATCCAGGTGGACGCGATCTGCGACCGCATCGACAAGGGAATCGCGCAAAGACTCGGCGCCAGGGCGATCTCGGTCGAGGGACTCGAGAACGCCCAGTGGGCCATCCTCGACTACGGGTCGGTCGTCATCCACGTGTTCCAGGAAAGCGTGCGCGAGCTTTACGACCTCGAGCGCCTGTGGAGCCTCGCGCCGCGTTGGAAGCACGGCGAGCCAACGGCACCCGCACGTGGACGCCGGCGCGCGACGGGCGCGGCTTCTTCACGCCGCGAGGCCAGCGCAGCCGGGGTCTGA
- a CDS encoding glutamate-5-semialdehyde dehydrogenase, with translation MTTRGMATFSSTATTAADASAASASTVEEEIASICRDARAAYRVLSRTDDHARTHALTKIASGLRAASADVTAANAADLAAGREAGLSAAMLDRLMLDAHRIEAMARGIEAVAALPDPLALPIDSWTTSRGLAIEQVRIPIGVVGVIYESRPNVTADVAALCLKSANAVILKGGKESIRSNDAIARVIGDGLAACDLPRSCVQLVRSVERRATEALLGHDDAIDVIIPRGGPGLVRAIAEHSRIPVIRHYEGICHVYVDASADLAMASDIAFNAKVQRPGVCNAMENLLVHESVAREFFALAAPRLLEAGVELRGCPRTCALVPAARPATDDDWRTEYLDLVLAVRIVDSLDEAIDFVNENGSGHSDSIVTRSREAADRFLREVDSAAVYENASTRFTDGFEFGFGAEVGISTNRLHARGPMGLRELTTYKYVVRGQGHVR, from the coding sequence ATGACCACGCGCGGCATGGCGACGTTTTCGTCGACGGCAACGACAGCGGCCGATGCGTCCGCCGCCTCGGCGAGCACGGTCGAAGAGGAAATCGCGAGCATCTGCCGCGATGCCCGCGCCGCTTATCGAGTGCTGTCGCGCACCGACGATCACGCACGCACGCATGCACTGACAAAGATCGCCTCCGGCCTTCGCGCGGCCAGCGCAGACGTCACCGCCGCAAACGCCGCCGACCTCGCTGCCGGGCGCGAAGCCGGCCTCAGCGCGGCGATGCTCGACCGGCTGATGCTCGATGCGCACCGCATCGAGGCAATGGCCCGCGGGATCGAAGCCGTCGCCGCCCTCCCCGACCCCCTGGCCCTCCCGATCGACTCGTGGACCACGTCGCGCGGCCTGGCGATCGAGCAAGTCCGCATCCCGATCGGCGTCGTCGGCGTGATCTACGAATCGCGGCCGAACGTCACGGCCGACGTCGCGGCGCTGTGCCTCAAGTCGGCCAACGCCGTGATCCTCAAGGGCGGCAAGGAATCGATCCGCAGCAACGACGCGATCGCGCGCGTGATCGGCGACGGGCTCGCCGCCTGCGACCTGCCCCGCAGCTGCGTGCAGCTCGTGCGCTCCGTCGAGCGCCGCGCCACCGAAGCGCTGCTCGGCCACGACGACGCGATCGACGTCATCATTCCTCGCGGCGGCCCCGGCCTCGTGCGTGCGATTGCCGAGCATTCGCGGATCCCGGTGATCCGCCACTACGAAGGGATCTGCCACGTCTACGTCGATGCGTCGGCCGACCTCGCGATGGCCAGCGACATTGCATTCAACGCCAAGGTGCAAAGGCCGGGCGTCTGCAACGCGATGGAAAACCTGCTGGTCCACGAAAGCGTAGCACGCGAATTTTTCGCGCTGGCGGCGCCGCGCCTTCTCGAAGCGGGCGTGGAGCTGCGCGGCTGCCCTCGCACCTGCGCGCTGGTTCCGGCCGCACGTCCGGCCACCGACGACGACTGGCGCACCGAGTATCTCGACCTCGTCCTCGCTGTGCGCATCGTCGATTCGCTGGACGAGGCGATCGACTTCGTCAACGAGAACGGCTCCGGGCACTCCGACAGCATCGTCACGCGCTCGCGCGAGGCGGCCGACCGTTTCCTTCGGGAAGTCGATTCGGCCGCGGTCTACGAGAATGCCTCGACGCGCTTTACCGACGGTTTCGAATTCGGCTTCGGCGCCGAGGTCGGCATTTCGACCAACCGCCTGCATGCGCGCGGACCGATGGGGCTGCGCGAGCTGACGACTTACAAGTACGTGGTTCGCGGCCAGGGGCATGTGCGCTGA
- the rplU gene encoding 50S ribosomal protein L21 has translation MSYAVIRTGGKQYRVSPGLRLTIEKLAGEPGQEVEFGEVLLRGDGDQVQVGAPLVEGAAVRGVIIVQDRGPRILVFKKKRRKNYRRRMGHRQYETTVQITSID, from the coding sequence ATGTCTTATGCGGTGATCCGAACCGGCGGCAAGCAGTACCGCGTCAGCCCAGGGCTGCGCCTGACCATCGAGAAACTGGCCGGCGAGCCGGGCCAGGAAGTCGAGTTCGGCGAAGTGCTCCTTCGCGGCGACGGCGACCAGGTCCAGGTCGGCGCGCCCCTGGTCGAAGGCGCGGCCGTGCGCGGCGTCATCATCGTCCAGGACCGGGGCCCGCGAATCCTCGTTTTCAAGAAGAAGCGCCGCAAGAACTACCGGCGCCGCATGGGGCATCGTCAATACGAGACCACCGTGCAGATCACTTCGATCGACTGA
- the obgE gene encoding GTPase ObgE, with protein MNFVDEARLRIVAGDGGDGCAAFLREKYRPNGGPSGGDGGNGGSVLAVADENISTLQDFRSRQTIRAVRGENGRGKCQHGRNGEDVSLRLPVGTVVVDEQSGRVLADLARHGEEVLLAAGGYGGRGNARFATATHQAPRRADPGTPGEAFEIRLELRLLADAGLVGLPNAGKSSLLARVSAARPKIADYPFTTLAPILGVVAWAQDKSMVVADIPGLIEGAHQGQGLGDRFLRHVERTAVLVHLLDASERSADGAIADFDTVRAELAAYSPELASRPVIVALTKMDLPSAVESCGEISRRLAKRGFDVHAISSATGQGCRELMTSVGHAVERRHREKSADDDAIILAGEPR; from the coding sequence GTGAATTTCGTCGACGAAGCGCGACTGCGCATCGTCGCCGGCGACGGGGGCGACGGCTGCGCCGCCTTCCTGCGCGAGAAATACCGTCCCAACGGTGGCCCCTCCGGGGGCGACGGCGGCAACGGCGGCTCGGTGCTCGCCGTAGCCGACGAGAACATCTCCACCCTGCAGGATTTCCGCTCGCGCCAGACGATTCGCGCGGTGCGCGGCGAGAACGGCCGCGGCAAGTGCCAGCACGGCAGGAACGGTGAAGACGTCTCCCTGCGCCTGCCGGTCGGCACCGTCGTCGTCGACGAACAGAGTGGTCGCGTGCTTGCCGATCTTGCCCGCCACGGCGAGGAGGTGCTGCTCGCTGCAGGCGGCTACGGCGGTCGCGGCAACGCCCGATTCGCAACGGCGACGCACCAGGCGCCGCGCCGTGCCGATCCGGGAACGCCGGGCGAGGCCTTCGAGATCCGTCTCGAGCTCAGGCTGTTGGCCGATGCGGGCCTCGTCGGCCTTCCGAACGCCGGCAAGTCGAGCCTGCTCGCCCGCGTCAGCGCAGCGAGGCCGAAGATCGCCGACTATCCGTTCACGACGCTCGCGCCCATCCTCGGCGTAGTCGCGTGGGCGCAGGACAAGAGCATGGTCGTCGCCGACATTCCCGGTCTCATCGAGGGAGCCCACCAGGGCCAGGGCCTCGGCGACCGTTTCCTGCGCCACGTCGAGAGGACAGCCGTACTCGTCCATCTTCTCGATGCATCCGAGCGCAGCGCCGACGGCGCGATCGCCGATTTCGATACCGTTCGCGCCGAGCTCGCCGCGTATTCGCCGGAGCTCGCGTCGCGACCCGTGATCGTCGCGCTGACGAAAATGGACCTGCCGTCGGCCGTCGAAAGCTGCGGCGAAATCTCGCGGCGCCTCGCCAAGCGCGGGTTCGACGTTCACGCGATCTCGTCGGCAACGGGCCAGGGCTGCCGCGAGCTGATGACCAGCGTCGGCCACGCCGTAGAGCGGCGGCATCGCGAGAAGTCCGCCGACGACGACGCAATCATCCTCGCCGGGGAGCCGCGATGA